Proteins from a single region of Sneathiella aquimaris:
- a CDS encoding VCBS domain-containing protein yields the protein MSSTITDTENGLLENAASDFGSSKNFGQDPSLNGMDSFTISATFELDTLSGGTQALVWNTQQYGLIIHNDTLYVYLRGTDGRMDVFPVADAFDSTGWHDVQVVVDDQSGTLDIWVDGENSYSGSSENIQLGGTQYSGVTAGVTPWGHQLQGQIADVSITDEALEIDGSQSIYERMYAMDEGDNASTLEAAPTDPDGPAENTAAEISGTDTGSVTEDASLTTSGKLNVSDADAGESSFQAGSQNGAHGTLSIDAAGNWTYVGTDSAAIQALDAGDVLTETFTVMTADGTTQDITVTINGTEDAAEISGTDTGSVTEDASLTTSGKLNVSDADAGESSFQAGSQNGAHGTLSIDAAGNWTYVGTDSAAIQALDAGDVLTETFTVMTADGTTQDITVTINGTEDAAEISGTDTGSVTEDASLTTSGKLNVSDADAGESSFQAGSQNGAHGTLSIDAAGNWTYVGTDSAAIQALDAGDVLTETFTVMTADGTTQDITVTINGTEDAAEISGTDTGSVTEDASLTTSGKLNVSDADAGESSFQAGSQNGAHGTLSIDAAGNWTYVGTDSAAIQALDAGDVLTETFTVMTADGTTQDITVTINGTEDAAEISGTDTGSVTEDASLTTSGKLNVSDADAGESSFQAGSQNGAHGTLSIDAAGNWTYVGTDSAAIQALDAGDVLTETFTVMTADGTTQDITVTINGTEDAAEISGTDTGSVTEDASLTTSGKLNVSDADAGESSFQAGSQNGAHGTLSIDAAGNWTYVGTDSAAIQALDAGDVLTETFTVMTADGTTQDITVTINGTEDAAEISGTDTGSVTEDASLTTSGKLNVSDADAGESSFQAGSQNGAHGTLSIDAAGNWTYVGTDSAAIQALDAGDVLTETFTVMTADGTEHTVQVNINGADEAPVVEVPQQTEEELLSDAAVEFGGPQNFGRGAELNGMDSFTISATFELDTLSGGTQSLVWNTQQYGLILSGDNLYVYLRDTGGRMDVAVVADAFDQTGWHDVQVVLDKAAGSLNVYVDGAVAYTGSSDAIALTNAPSSDVFAGQTEWGHPLQGQLADVSIVGEAMDVDGSQTTYERMYAMDEGDLASQLAAVAPTPDPEPEPTPENTAAEISGDTAARVAEDGTLATSGKLNVTDIDAGESNFQAGTLAGAYGALVISADGSWSYAANDSAQIQALDVGDTLTDTFTVQSADGTEQTVTITIDGAEDAAVISGTDTGSVTEDASMSTSGKLNVSDADQGESFFQADELTGDYGSFSIDTNGNWNYTATDSAQLQALNTGDNVTENFTVLSADGTQHTVDVTVNGADEVVVTPPTGGGGGLEIEVGSIAELVAAMENAVGGETIKLRPGDYEPFTLDGFVFPENVTLTSADPNNPAHLENLILKNSTNITFENLTFHSEDAPYGSWGEFLFTVTHSSNIDIKNNHFGNDSPTAHADNFIGLTVKNSDGIDVTDNEFTNLGNGAGFSYTQNLNVSDNYVHNVRSDGFDFTSVQHVEVIGNTIKDLYPTGGDHSDNIQFTGNRNMPPNTDIVIRDNVIVQGDGNPGQGIFMKTDPESPFQNVVIENNIVYQSAYHGITVYNADGLTINQNTVVSPPDTQLPVWIKVFDVQNTVVENNITNTMAVVGDDSSVEFINNILTETSNATGLLPYSEVFANELVRLTSDVDGFLVNSEFSAGAEVAVFLANDEPLAGNTTNNDIRGTEEADIIYGFSGEDTLNGEGGDDTLYGGNGDDQLIGGSGDDVLVGGNGADILVGGEGQDLFLFSDRKQSAPGEQNRDSIQDFNATGEDKISLEGLISGEFDFIGSAEFSAPASTESVDAQLTNIAGDFGAGVVNLGYGDQFFGMTDLTVSATFELNSLSGGKQAVVFNHKQYAIKVVNDDMQIMMRKVDGTQDTINIGNVLGETGWHDTQLVLDSGAGTLELWLDGAVVYSGSSAGYQIGEDASLDLTAGGLLWGEELDGQVADVTILDKVIDFSAENTVLDRMYMIDEYDEFIAIDRTTGNGQARFDEETQMLSIDLDGDLEADMEMELVGVSLQDLDNSDFLI from the coding sequence TGGGCGCATGGACGTTTTCCCCGTTGCAGACGCATTCGATAGCACTGGATGGCATGATGTTCAGGTTGTTGTTGATGATCAGTCCGGCACACTGGACATCTGGGTCGATGGCGAGAACTCCTACTCAGGCTCAAGCGAGAACATTCAGTTGGGCGGTACCCAGTATTCTGGCGTGACAGCAGGCGTAACTCCTTGGGGGCATCAGCTTCAGGGTCAGATCGCCGATGTTTCCATTACAGATGAAGCGTTGGAGATCGATGGAAGTCAGTCGATTTATGAGCGCATGTATGCAATGGACGAAGGTGATAACGCCTCTACGTTAGAAGCGGCGCCGACTGACCCGGACGGACCAGCAGAAAATACAGCTGCTGAAATTTCTGGTACAGATACAGGATCGGTCACGGAAGATGCCAGCCTGACCACAAGCGGCAAACTGAATGTATCCGATGCGGATGCGGGGGAAAGCAGCTTTCAGGCAGGCAGTCAGAACGGAGCCCATGGCACATTGTCCATCGATGCAGCTGGCAATTGGACTTATGTCGGCACTGATAGTGCGGCCATTCAGGCACTGGATGCGGGTGATGTTTTAACTGAAACCTTCACGGTCATGACAGCCGATGGCACAACTCAGGACATTACGGTTACCATCAACGGAACCGAAGATGCTGCTGAAATTTCTGGTACAGATACAGGATCGGTCACGGAAGATGCCAGCCTGACCACAAGCGGCAAACTGAATGTATCCGATGCGGATGCGGGGGAAAGCAGCTTTCAGGCAGGCAGTCAGAACGGAGCCCATGGCACATTGTCCATCGATGCAGCTGGCAATTGGACTTATGTCGGCACTGATAGTGCGGCCATTCAGGCACTGGATGCGGGTGATGTTTTAACTGAAACCTTCACGGTCATGACAGCCGATGGCACAACTCAGGACATTACGGTTACCATCAACGGAACCGAAGATGCTGCTGAAATTTCTGGTACAGATACAGGATCGGTCACAGAAGATGCCAGCCTGACCACAAGCGGCAAACTGAATGTATCCGATGCGGATGCGGGGGAAAGCAGCTTTCAGGCAGGCAGTCAGAACGGAGCCCATGGCACATTGTCCATCGATGCAGCTGGCAATTGGACTTATGTCGGCACTGATAGTGCGGCCATTCAGGCGCTGGATGCGGGTGATGTTTTAACTGAAACCTTCACGGTCATGACAGCCGATGGCACAACTCAGGACATTACGGTTACCATCAACGGAACCGAAGATGCTGCTGAAATTTCTGGTACAGATACAGGATCGGTCACAGAAGATGCCAGCCTGACCACAAGCGGCAAACTGAATGTATCCGATGCGGATGCGGGGGAAAGCAGCTTTCAGGCAGGCAGTCAGAACGGAGCCCATGGCACATTGTCCATCGATGCAGCTGGCAATTGGACTTATGTCGGCACTGATAGTGCGGCCATTCAGGCGCTGGATGCGGGTGATGTTTTAACTGAAACCTTCACGGTCATGACAGCCGATGGCACAACTCAGGACATTACGGTTACCATCAACGGAACCGAAGATGCTGCTGAAATTTCTGGTACAGATACAGGATCGGTCACAGAAGATGCCAGCCTGACCACAAGCGGCAAACTGAATGTATCCGATGCGGATGCAGGGGAAAGCAGCTTTCAGGCAGGCAGTCAGAACGGAGCCCATGGCACATTGTCCATCGATGCAGCTGGCAATTGGACTTATGTCGGCACTGATAGTGCGGCCATTCAGGCACTGGATGCGGGTGATGTTTTAACTGAAACCTTCACGGTCATGACAGCCGATGGCACAACTCAGGACATTACGGTTACCATCAACGGAACCGAAGATGCTGCTGAAATTTCTGGTACAGATACGGGATCGGTCACGGAAGATGCCAGCCTGACCACAAGCGGCAAACTGAATGTATCCGATGCGGATGCAGGGGAAAGCAGCTTTCAGGCAGGCAGTCAGAACGGAGCCCATGGCACATTGTCCATCGATGCAGCTGGCAATTGGACTTATGTCGGCACTGATAGTGCGGCCATTCAGGCACTGGATGCGGGTGATGTTTTAACTGAAACCTTCACGGTCATGACAGCCGATGGCACAACTCAGGACATTACGGTTACCATCAACGGAACCGAAGATGCTGCTGAAATTTCTGGTACAGATACGGGATCGGTCACGGAAGATGCCAGCCTGACCACAAGCGGCAAACTGAATGTATCCGATGCGGATGCAGGGGAAAGCAGCTTTCAGGCAGGCAGTCAGAACGGAGCCCATGGCACATTGTCCATCGATGCAGCTGGCAATTGGACTTATGTCGGCACTGATAGTGCGGCCATTCAGGCACTGGATGCGGGTGATGTTTTAACTGAAACCTTCACGGTCATGACAGCCGATGGCACAGAGCATACCGTTCAGGTGAACATCAACGGTGCTGATGAGGCGCCTGTTGTTGAGGTGCCGCAACAAACAGAGGAAGAACTTTTATCCGATGCAGCGGTTGAGTTCGGAGGCCCGCAGAATTTTGGTCGAGGTGCTGAACTCAATGGTATGGACAGCTTTACGATTAGTGCCACATTTGAGCTGGATACTCTCTCTGGCGGCACTCAGTCACTGGTCTGGAATACGCAGCAATATGGTCTGATCCTGAGTGGGGACAATTTATATGTTTACCTGCGCGATACGGGCGGCCGTATGGATGTTGCGGTAGTTGCGGATGCGTTTGATCAAACGGGATGGCATGACGTCCAGGTTGTTCTGGATAAAGCGGCGGGTTCTCTTAATGTTTATGTTGACGGGGCAGTCGCCTATACTGGATCGAGCGATGCGATCGCATTGACCAATGCGCCAAGCTCAGATGTTTTTGCCGGCCAAACCGAATGGGGACATCCTTTGCAGGGTCAACTTGCTGATGTCTCTATCGTCGGGGAAGCAATGGATGTCGACGGAAGCCAGACAACATATGAACGCATGTATGCGATGGATGAAGGGGATTTGGCCTCTCAACTGGCAGCGGTTGCACCAACTCCGGACCCAGAGCCAGAACCAACACCAGAAAATACAGCAGCCGAAATTTCGGGCGATACAGCCGCGCGCGTCGCGGAAGACGGAACGCTTGCCACTTCTGGAAAACTGAATGTAACAGATATAGATGCTGGCGAGAGCAATTTTCAGGCAGGGACACTGGCGGGCGCATATGGTGCGCTTGTCATTAGCGCCGATGGTAGTTGGAGCTATGCGGCGAATGACAGCGCGCAGATACAGGCCTTGGATGTCGGAGACACACTGACCGATACGTTTACGGTTCAATCTGCGGACGGGACCGAACAGACAGTAACAATCACGATCGATGGTGCTGAAGATGCCGCGGTTATTTCAGGCACAGATACTGGATCTGTGACCGAAGATGCCTCAATGAGCACCAGTGGCAAGTTGAATGTCAGCGATGCCGACCAGGGCGAAAGTTTTTTCCAGGCAGATGAATTGACCGGTGATTACGGTTCTTTCTCAATCGATACCAATGGAAACTGGAACTACACCGCGACAGACAGTGCGCAACTCCAAGCCCTTAATACCGGAGACAATGTTACTGAAAACTTCACCGTTTTGAGTGCCGATGGCACACAGCATACTGTGGATGTGACGGTAAATGGCGCAGATGAAGTGGTCGTTACCCCGCCAACAGGTGGCGGGGGTGGTCTTGAAATTGAGGTTGGCAGCATCGCTGAGCTCGTTGCGGCGATGGAAAATGCGGTAGGCGGAGAGACAATCAAGTTACGTCCAGGCGATTATGAGCCCTTCACATTAGACGGTTTTGTTTTCCCTGAAAACGTTACTCTTACGTCGGCCGATCCAAATAACCCGGCGCATTTAGAGAACCTCATTTTAAAGAATTCTACAAACATTACATTTGAGAATCTTACTTTCCATTCAGAAGATGCGCCTTACGGATCGTGGGGAGAGTTTCTATTTACAGTTACGCATAGCTCGAACATTGACATTAAGAACAATCACTTCGGCAATGACAGCCCTACGGCCCATGCAGACAATTTCATTGGTTTAACAGTAAAAAATTCTGATGGGATTGATGTAACAGATAATGAATTTACTAATCTTGGAAATGGCGCAGGTTTTAGTTATACGCAAAACCTGAATGTTTCGGATAACTATGTTCACAATGTTCGGTCTGATGGATTTGATTTCACAAGTGTTCAGCACGTTGAAGTTATAGGTAATACGATTAAGGATCTTTATCCTACAGGCGGAGATCATTCAGATAATATCCAGTTTACGGGTAATCGGAACATGCCTCCAAATACGGATATTGTTATTCGGGACAACGTAATTGTTCAGGGTGATGGTAATCCTGGGCAGGGTATTTTTATGAAAACTGATCCTGAATCGCCGTTCCAAAATGTAGTGATTGAAAACAACATTGTTTATCAGTCGGCTTACCATGGGATAACGGTTTATAATGCAGATGGATTGACCATTAACCAAAATACAGTCGTTTCACCGCCCGACACACAACTACCAGTCTGGATTAAGGTTTTTGACGTCCAGAACACTGTTGTTGAAAACAATATAACAAACACGATGGCTGTCGTTGGTGATGATTCGTCGGTTGAATTTATCAATAATATTTTGACTGAAACCAGCAATGCTACCGGTCTACTGCCCTATAGTGAAGTGTTTGCCAATGAACTTGTTCGTTTGACGTCAGACGTAGATGGGTTTTTGGTCAACTCTGAGTTTTCTGCAGGGGCTGAAGTCGCCGTATTTTTGGCGAATGACGAACCCCTGGCGGGCAACACTACGAATAATGACATAAGAGGAACCGAAGAAGCAGATATAATATACGGTTTCTCCGGAGAAGACACCTTGAATGGAGAGGGCGGTGACGACACTCTCTACGGCGGAAACGGTGATGATCAACTGATCGGTGGAAGCGGTGATGATGTTCTCGTTGGTGGAAACGGAGCTGACATTCTTGTGGGCGGAGAGGGGCAAGATCTCTTCTTATTCTCTGACAGAAAACAATCTGCTCCAGGAGAGCAAAACCGCGACAGCATTCAAGATTTCAATGCTACAGGAGAGGACAAAATCTCTCTCGAAGGACTAATTTCTGGAGAGTTTGATTTTATCGGAAGTGCAGAATTTAGCGCGCCTGCCTCTACCGAAAGCGTCGATGCTCAATTGACAAATATAGCGGGTGACTTCGGAGCTGGAGTTGTGAACCTTGGTTATGGGGATCAGTTTTTTGGCATGACAGATTTGACCGTGAGCGCCACCTTTGAATTGAACAGTTTATCAGGTGGAAAGCAGGCAGTTGTTTTCAATCATAAACAGTACGCTATCAAGGTTGTTAATGACGATATGCAGATCATGATGCGCAAAGTGGATGGTACTCAGGATACCATTAATATCGGCAATGTTTTAGGCGAAACTGGATGGCATGATACGCAGCTGGTTTTGGATAGCGGCGCTGGCACTTTAGAGTTATGGCTAGATGGCGCCGTTGTGTATTCAGGGTCAAGTGCAGGATACCAAATTGGCGAGGATGCCAGTCTTGATTTGACTGCTGGGGGATTGCTTTGGGGTGAAGAGCTCGACGGACAAGTTGCAGATGTCACTATTTTGGACAAGGTAATTGATTTCTCTGCGGAAAATACAGTGCTGGATCGCATGTATATGATTGACGAGTATGATGAGTTTATTGCAATCGACCGGACGACTGGAAACGGTCAGGCGCGTTTCGATGAAGAGACGCAAATGCTTTCCATTGACCTTGATGGTGACCTGGAAGCGGACATGGAAATGGAGCTGGTTGGTGTATCTCTTCAGGATCTCGATAATTCGGACTTTTTAATCTAG
- a CDS encoding acyltransferase has product MESLARSQRSFFSRVLTKIDRLFSSLFRGRRFAQFGAGSYVGKPFLLSGLDAVKVGRKVTIWKMARIEALKTSPSSIVLNIGDETVIHPFVHIAAAHSVEIGTECLFASGVYISDHDHNWQDVNTPTLKKPGLTVGAVKIGNGVWLGERAMILKGVTIGEGSVIAAGSVVSKDIPARCVAGGVPAKVLKIWDEKLEEWVKA; this is encoded by the coding sequence ATGGAAAGCTTAGCACGGTCACAGAGATCATTCTTTTCGAGGGTACTGACGAAAATTGATCGGCTTTTCTCATCTCTTTTTCGAGGAAGGCGGTTCGCTCAGTTTGGTGCCGGCAGTTATGTCGGCAAGCCGTTTCTTTTATCTGGCCTTGATGCGGTAAAGGTCGGACGTAAAGTCACCATTTGGAAAATGGCTCGAATTGAAGCCTTAAAAACATCTCCATCCTCTATTGTCCTGAACATAGGTGACGAGACGGTTATCCATCCATTTGTACATATTGCTGCGGCACACTCTGTCGAGATTGGAACAGAGTGTTTGTTCGCTTCTGGTGTTTATATCAGTGACCATGATCATAACTGGCAGGACGTAAACACTCCGACCTTAAAAAAACCAGGATTAACAGTAGGCGCCGTGAAAATTGGAAATGGGGTGTGGTTGGGTGAGAGAGCGATGATTCTAAAAGGGGTCACGATAGGGGAGGGATCTGTAATCGCCGCAGGTTCCGTTGTGTCAAAGGACATTCCAGCCAGATGTGTCGCCGGGGGCGTACCTGCTAAAGTTCTGAAAATTTGGGATGAAAAATTAGAGGAATGGGTGAAGGCGTGA
- a CDS encoding glycosyltransferase, whose product MGEGVKKKLLIIAYFFPPIGGAGAQRPTKFAKYLAKDGWDVTVLTKEQIDEGNRWEPKDLSLFDDVDDKTGQISVIRIPEKGKTTGQFAIDPFENWALSAGKYTLDLLDKDHFDAVFITMSPFSLTIAADEIRKRSSVPVILDLRDPWILDGWTPQKTYLHWQLNYRKMSHALVHASGVVANTEEAGKLFLENFEQLDEKQLCVIENGFDEEDFTRPLETPEDRAPKKTFTLMFSGSLCTQPKMNWSSPKDILKHLLRYSPEKIDPSGRTLIHLLKAVEILESRNEPLAKILKIECLGLATEMDRESVEASRVGNIVTFCGYIPHDQAVKKIRSADGLFLPLHGAASLSRSRIVPGKTYEYMATGLPILGCLPEGNARELIGKYEGGFVANPLNPEEIADQLLKMWQFSGSEKPAPEANSWIYTYERKNLTKKLAVFLEKIIQANSK is encoded by the coding sequence ATGGGTGAAGGCGTGAAGAAGAAGCTTCTAATAATAGCCTACTTTTTTCCTCCCATCGGTGGCGCAGGTGCGCAGAGACCGACGAAGTTTGCTAAATATCTTGCAAAAGATGGATGGGATGTCACTGTCCTCACCAAAGAACAAATAGATGAGGGGAACCGCTGGGAACCTAAAGACTTATCTTTGTTTGATGATGTGGATGATAAGACAGGCCAAATATCTGTAATCCGGATCCCTGAAAAAGGGAAAACCACTGGTCAGTTTGCAATTGATCCTTTTGAAAATTGGGCTCTTTCCGCTGGGAAATATACCCTGGACCTGCTCGATAAAGATCATTTTGATGCTGTTTTTATTACGATGTCGCCTTTCTCCTTAACCATTGCCGCAGACGAAATTAGAAAAAGATCATCAGTTCCAGTGATACTGGATTTAAGGGATCCCTGGATACTGGATGGATGGACACCTCAGAAAACGTATCTGCATTGGCAGCTCAATTACCGTAAAATGAGCCACGCGTTAGTGCACGCGAGCGGTGTGGTTGCAAACACTGAAGAGGCGGGTAAGCTTTTTTTAGAAAACTTTGAACAATTGGATGAGAAACAGTTGTGTGTCATCGAAAACGGTTTTGACGAAGAGGATTTTACCAGACCACTAGAGACCCCCGAAGACCGCGCGCCAAAAAAGACTTTTACTTTAATGTTTTCGGGTTCTTTATGCACCCAGCCCAAAATGAATTGGTCCAGTCCGAAAGACATATTGAAACATTTGCTGCGATATTCGCCTGAGAAAATTGACCCGTCCGGTCGTACCCTTATTCATTTGCTCAAGGCAGTCGAGATATTGGAAAGCAGAAATGAACCGCTTGCCAAAATTCTAAAAATTGAATGTTTAGGATTGGCAACAGAGATGGACCGGGAATCGGTTGAGGCTTCTCGGGTTGGCAATATCGTGACATTTTGTGGTTATATTCCGCATGATCAAGCGGTTAAGAAAATTAGATCTGCGGACGGATTATTTTTACCGCTGCATGGTGCTGCAAGTCTATCCAGAAGTAGAATTGTACCGGGGAAAACATACGAATATATGGCCACAGGTTTACCCATATTAGGGTGCTTGCCAGAGGGCAATGCTCGAGAGCTTATCGGGAAGTATGAAGGGGGATTTGTGGCCAACCCCTTAAATCCTGAGGAAATTGCGGATCAGTTGCTAAAAATGTGGCAGTTTTCTGGAAGCGAAAAACCTGCTCCAGAAGCAAATAGCTGGATATACACTTATGAGAGGAAAAACCTTACAAAAAAACTTGCAGTTTTTCTTGAGAAGATTATTCAGGCAAACTCGAAATGA
- a CDS encoding lipid II:glycine glycyltransferase FemX, with product MTDLRIDYLTEKEWNLFTKLFLDHNYRQFWAFGNESAKRLGAISEYVGIYLKDELIGMANVRIKKIPLYPTGIAYINGGPIHLKQQNAEENLENFRFCLKALTAEYVAQRNLVLRVKCSIYDEEGNTARDRVFQNDNFRRIQPEECYRTFLVDVSKTEDEIRASLHGKWRNQLNRADKNDLTVLSGTGSDLFETFEKLFEQLKEKKGFSVALDVDFYEKTQTKLPEHEKFLVQVALKNNEVLSAHVGSYVGNTAVYLLGASNPKGNELKASYLLQWYAIRNAKKLGCDWYDLGGVDPAGNKGVYHFKKGFKGTDVTAAGPYQAGSVMNVCIVSMAERAYRFLLKLRS from the coding sequence ATGACGGATCTCAGGATTGACTATCTCACCGAAAAAGAATGGAATTTATTCACTAAACTTTTTCTAGATCATAACTATCGTCAATTTTGGGCGTTCGGAAATGAAAGCGCAAAAAGATTAGGTGCCATAAGTGAATATGTCGGTATTTACTTAAAGGATGAACTTATCGGAATGGCCAATGTCAGGATTAAAAAGATACCGTTGTATCCAACTGGCATCGCTTATATCAATGGGGGGCCGATACATCTCAAACAACAAAATGCCGAAGAAAACCTTGAGAATTTTAGGTTTTGCCTGAAAGCGCTTACAGCAGAATATGTTGCGCAACGTAATCTGGTTTTAAGGGTGAAATGTTCGATTTATGATGAAGAAGGGAATACGGCGCGGGACAGGGTTTTTCAGAACGATAACTTCAGACGAATTCAACCAGAAGAATGTTACAGAACCTTTTTGGTCGACGTGTCGAAAACCGAAGACGAAATAAGAGCATCTTTGCACGGAAAATGGCGCAACCAACTTAATCGTGCAGATAAAAATGATTTAACAGTTTTATCTGGAACTGGAAGCGATTTGTTCGAGACATTTGAAAAACTATTCGAACAGTTGAAAGAAAAAAAGGGATTTAGTGTTGCGCTTGATGTGGATTTTTATGAAAAAACTCAAACCAAGCTTCCAGAACATGAAAAGTTTTTGGTTCAAGTCGCACTGAAAAACAATGAAGTCCTATCAGCCCATGTGGGAAGCTATGTCGGGAATACTGCGGTTTATTTATTAGGTGCGTCTAACCCGAAAGGCAATGAGCTAAAAGCGTCTTACCTTCTTCAATGGTACGCTATTCGAAATGCCAAAAAGTTGGGTTGCGATTGGTATGACCTAGGCGGAGTAGATCCAGCAGGCAATAAAGGTGTTTATCATTTTAAGAAGGGGTTTAAGGGCACGGATGTGACAGCTGCTGGCCCATATCAAGCGGGAAGTGTAATGAATGTATGCATAGTCAGTATGGCAGAAAGAGCGTATCGCTTTCTCTTAAAATTAAGATCTTAA
- a CDS encoding polysaccharide deacetylase family protein — MINFLNRASRKINRYLARISPVKTSTQIFNAPIVSFTFDDCAKSAITRGAKILESKGICGTYYVCGGLTDKLENNTICHSLEDLMGLKAKGHEIASHLFNHVRCEELTADEIREEFSKSKEFLSQFGLELNRTNFSYPFGSINMRAKKEAAREFATARGIANGINVSKIDLACLKANALYADDVSRGVITELIDQTIRDSGWLIFYTHDVDENPTKYGITPELLKFAAEYAKNKGCSIRPISDVVEQYF, encoded by the coding sequence ATGATAAATTTTCTTAATAGGGCTTCTCGGAAGATCAACCGATATCTGGCGCGTATTTCACCTGTGAAAACATCGACGCAGATTTTCAACGCTCCAATAGTGAGTTTTACGTTTGATGATTGCGCTAAAAGCGCCATCACCCGGGGCGCTAAAATTCTTGAAAGTAAAGGGATTTGCGGTACTTATTATGTTTGTGGAGGCCTGACCGACAAACTTGAAAACAACACAATCTGTCACAGTTTAGAAGATCTAATGGGCCTGAAGGCGAAAGGCCACGAGATCGCGTCTCATCTGTTTAATCATGTGCGCTGCGAAGAGCTAACCGCAGATGAAATCAGGGAAGAGTTCTCTAAAAGCAAAGAGTTTTTATCACAGTTCGGTTTGGAGCTTAATCGGACTAATTTTTCTTATCCCTTTGGATCGATAAATATGCGGGCCAAAAAAGAAGCCGCTCGTGAGTTTGCTACCGCGCGGGGTATCGCCAACGGTATAAATGTCTCCAAAATTGACCTAGCCTGTTTGAAAGCCAACGCGTTGTATGCGGATGACGTTTCAAGGGGCGTCATTACAGAGTTGATTGATCAGACAATTCGTGATTCGGGCTGGCTCATATTCTATACTCACGATGTTGATGAAAACCCGACAAAATATGGCATTACGCCTGAACTCCTTAAATTTGCTGCAGAATACGCAAAAAATAAAGGGTGCAGTATTCGGCCAATTTCCGATGTTGTAGAGCAATACTTCTAG
- a CDS encoding choice-of-anchor Q domain-containing protein produces MPNIKLVQKNILSLRIFILIAMPIILLATNVTAKNIYVDINRAPYAGENGSQQNPWSTLKKAMSKNILESGDTLILSGGNYGALTIKNRKNKKPVTVTSAKGEKAEFSSILINSSQNWVLHNLKINGSLAKDYKKTKLVLIDKKSSSISLTNLNIQSIPDASRWSQKDWHEKASDGIRSSGRNVSISNNLLTNVGNGITVMGENSVVKNNVIDQFSADGMRGLANDLLFEGNTVKNCIKVDQNHDDGFQSWSSGPNGRTGRGTISNVVLRGNTFIGSDNPNAKFTCAMQGIGLFDGMYENWIIENNLVVVDHWHGITVMGAKNVRIIHNTVIDPNDRKPGPASIKIFNHKKGMASSGSVIANNIAASFGKKIPGVFRHSNLQISNKNEIFQDPENFNFNLKENSPARKKANMLFKTQTDIKGRPRPKSERSDVGAFQYSPSQ; encoded by the coding sequence ATGCCTAATATTAAACTAGTGCAGAAAAATATTTTGTCACTGAGGATCTTTATTTTGATTGCAATGCCAATCATTTTGTTGGCGACAAATGTTACCGCTAAAAATATTTATGTTGATATAAATCGCGCTCCTTACGCTGGTGAGAACGGAAGCCAGCAAAATCCCTGGTCCACGCTTAAAAAAGCAATGTCTAAAAACATTCTGGAGTCGGGAGACACACTCATATTGTCGGGAGGAAATTACGGAGCACTAACGATCAAGAACCGTAAAAATAAGAAGCCGGTAACAGTAACATCGGCCAAAGGGGAGAAGGCTGAATTCAGCAGCATCCTAATTAATTCGAGCCAAAACTGGGTTCTCCATAACCTAAAAATCAACGGATCTCTTGCGAAAGACTACAAGAAAACCAAACTTGTCCTTATTGACAAAAAGAGCAGCTCTATTTCGCTGACGAATCTCAATATTCAGTCTATTCCTGACGCGTCACGATGGTCGCAAAAAGACTGGCATGAAAAAGCCTCCGACGGAATTCGTTCCAGCGGAAGAAACGTGAGCATCTCAAACAACCTACTTACCAATGTTGGAAACGGTATTACCGTGATGGGAGAGAACTCAGTTGTGAAGAACAACGTTATCGATCAGTTTTCAGCAGATGGAATGAGAGGTTTAGCGAACGATTTGTTGTTCGAAGGCAATACCGTCAAGAACTGCATCAAAGTAGATCAAAATCATGATGATGGCTTTCAATCCTGGTCCAGTGGACCCAATGGACGAACGGGACGAGGAACAATCTCTAACGTGGTATTAAGAGGAAACACGTTTATCGGATCTGACAATCCAAACGCCAAATTTACTTGCGCAATGCAAGGGATCGGCCTTTTTGATGGAATGTATGAAAACTGGATCATCGAAAACAATTTGGTCGTTGTTGACCACTGGCACGGCATAACAGTGATGGGCGCAAAAAACGTCCGAATTATTCATAATACTGTTATTGACCCTAACGACCGAAAACCGGGGCCCGCAAGTATCAAAATATTTAATCATAAAAAAGGGATGGCGTCTTCCGGATCTGTTATCGCTAATAACATTGCGGCTTCATTTGGAAAAAAGATCCCCGGGGTCTTCAGACATAGCAACCTACAAATTTCAAATAAAAACGAAATTTTTCAAGATCCTGAGAATTTTAACTTCAACCTAAAAGAAAACAGTCCAGCCCGAAAAAAGGCAAATATGCTGTTCAAAACACAAACTGATATTAAAGGCCGTCCCAGGCCCAAATCAGAAAGGAGTGACGTTGGCGCTTTCCAATACTCCCCGTCCCAATAA